One Thermicanus aegyptius DSM 12793 DNA segment encodes these proteins:
- a CDS encoding DEAD/DEAH box helicase, whose translation MKEELYEDRQIHNRLVHTWHAFFQRFGRLTPVQRRAIPLILEGEDLLVCAATASGKTEAACAPLIDRYIDRDEAWTILYISPTRALVNDLYQRLEPPVSSLGLQIQRRTGEYKSNLRRPPHLLLTTPESFDSMLCRGKLPNQFGHLLAHVVAVVLDEVHLFHGTARGEQIRWLIERLRRLRVEAQNKRWSKSKEVQIIALSATVPEPDEILKAYLPSGKKLIHPGQREIEAEIRPVSQRIDHEIAAYIRNLDRPAKILLFCNSRQRVDHLSRLLNRRLEKDGYQVYPHHGSLSKRLREEAEEAIRYREKVLIVATSTLELGIDIGDIDLVMLDDPAPDIPSFLQRIGRGNRRTNRTRVILFSSTDLNQFIHKAMVEAAKISWLGTGVKGKNYAVIRQQIFSYIFQSPIRYRNRDQLIRFVNHLSEDEIGTFMIDYLLDREELVEDERGICLSEEWLDRGIQGMIHSNIEGSYGYEIIDERSGERIAKDVNYNGGNIIQVAGKIFNIRTVTDRNIAVQPLKGDASFRKPEESKEDWSYFSSGNKSTEHALILRWYLKLEKELWPRINTGSDTLIFHLGGVRRRLLLELLREIHRLDQKIWINNCYIRYESQQIKELNWLRFPPPEAIRRQIGKKINYLEKTLGRPMANEHIPKDLRIQEIESWLNLDEERKIISQVNITDQIPDEIKEIFLKDDLPTDD comes from the coding sequence ATGAAAGAGGAACTGTATGAAGATCGACAAATTCATAACCGTTTAGTGCACACTTGGCATGCTTTTTTTCAGAGATTTGGACGACTTACTCCGGTACAGAGAAGGGCAATCCCCCTCATTTTAGAGGGGGAGGATTTACTGGTATGCGCAGCCACGGCGAGCGGAAAGACAGAGGCGGCTTGTGCTCCGCTCATCGATAGGTATATAGACCGCGATGAGGCGTGGACCATCCTTTACATTTCCCCGACGCGCGCCTTAGTAAATGATCTGTATCAACGGTTAGAACCTCCTGTCTCTTCCCTTGGCTTACAGATTCAAAGGAGAACAGGAGAATATAAGAGCAATCTAAGACGCCCCCCACATTTACTTCTTACGACACCGGAATCATTTGACAGCATGCTGTGCAGAGGAAAACTGCCTAACCAATTTGGCCACCTATTGGCGCATGTAGTTGCCGTTGTGTTGGATGAAGTACATCTATTCCATGGTACTGCTCGTGGAGAGCAGATTCGCTGGTTGATAGAGCGGTTGCGGAGGTTGAGAGTTGAGGCGCAGAATAAGCGATGGAGCAAATCTAAAGAGGTGCAAATCATCGCATTAAGCGCTACGGTTCCTGAACCGGATGAAATCTTGAAGGCTTATTTACCTTCAGGCAAGAAGTTAATTCATCCGGGCCAACGGGAGATTGAGGCGGAAATTCGCCCCGTTTCTCAACGGATCGATCACGAGATAGCGGCTTACATTCGTAACCTCGATCGTCCGGCGAAGATTCTGCTATTTTGTAATTCCCGTCAGCGCGTAGATCATCTTTCCCGTCTGTTAAATCGCCGCTTAGAGAAAGATGGATATCAAGTTTATCCCCATCATGGTAGCCTTAGCAAGAGACTGAGGGAGGAGGCGGAAGAGGCAATTCGATATCGGGAGAAGGTGCTGATCGTTGCCACGTCTACTTTAGAACTCGGGATCGATATTGGCGATATCGATCTGGTCATGCTTGATGACCCAGCACCAGATATTCCTTCTTTCTTACAGCGGATAGGAAGAGGGAATCGGCGCACCAATCGAACGAGGGTAATCCTTTTCTCTTCCACTGATCTCAATCAGTTCATACATAAAGCGATGGTAGAAGCGGCAAAGATCTCTTGGCTTGGAACGGGTGTAAAAGGGAAAAATTACGCCGTAATACGTCAACAGATTTTTTCATATATCTTTCAATCTCCTATAAGATATCGAAATCGTGATCAACTTATTCGCTTTGTGAATCATTTATCGGAAGACGAAATTGGAACATTCATGATCGATTATCTCCTTGATCGGGAGGAATTAGTAGAAGATGAGCGAGGAATATGCCTTTCGGAAGAATGGTTGGATAGGGGAATACAAGGGATGATCCATTCCAATATTGAGGGTAGTTATGGATATGAGATCATCGATGAAAGAAGCGGCGAAAGGATCGCGAAGGATGTTAACTATAACGGTGGAAATATCATACAAGTTGCCGGTAAAATTTTTAACATCCGGACAGTTACCGATCGAAACATTGCAGTTCAGCCATTGAAGGGAGATGCTTCATTTCGAAAACCGGAGGAGAGTAAAGAAGATTGGAGTTATTTCTCTTCCGGAAATAAATCGACGGAACATGCGCTCATCCTAAGATGGTACTTAAAGCTTGAGAAAGAGCTTTGGCCTCGAATCAACACCGGATCGGATACATTGATCTTCCATCTCGGAGGTGTAAGAAGGAGGCTCCTTCTAGAACTTTTAAGAGAGATTCACCGACTTGATCAAAAAATTTGGATTAATAATTGCTATATAAGGTATGAATCTCAGCAGATCAAGGAATTGAATTGGTTGCGTTTCCCGCCACCTGAAGCGATCCGAAGGCAGATTGGAAAAAAAATAAACTATTTGGAAAAAACCCTTGGTAGACCTATGGCAAACGAACATATTCCTAAGGATCTTAGGATCCAGGAGATCGAAAGTTGGCTCAATTTGGATGAAGAAAGAAAGATCATTTCCCAAGTAAATATCACTGATCAAATACCCGACGAAATCAAAGAGATTTTTTTAAAAGACGATTTACCGACAGATGACTGA
- a CDS encoding methyl-accepting chemotaxis protein gives MGKAQDSQTAKKKGGLFTFRSLKTKLLVFFLLVSVIPLLGLSFTNYYFSKESLIQTKKQALKMIVDSAYVLAEELESEVKEGKLTRDEAQERFRIALVGEKQPDGTRKIPANSPRIGEGDYFFAYNKEIRAVMHPKNFEGQIKDDPNVEGKRVNREMYNQKEGYYSFMWQNPGETTPRPKIAYLRYFEPWDWVIVMGSYYDNFYREANESRNLSILISVLGVIAVIIVSLFISSRFVKQINHMKTVVQKMGEGDFTEKIETRSKDEFGDMANSLNDSIRQMNHVITEVKDASSLMKSATNHLSEGSEQLSKAAEEISASIEEVASGAEKSAENLQELTHFMEELTIDLDDTSNYVQKVTDISSKTKEVSAEGKEKIKETVEQMNNIHDAVHFIEEVTGKLTERMKEIHQFVNVITEISSQTNLLALNAAIEAARAGEHGKGFAVVADEVRKLAEQSNRSAGEIQNLIDDIMNETKKSRDAVLKGSQSVNEGIQVVKSTGTSFDEILSHIDRLVDEMNGVNGAIMKINKKTQKAAESIYELSAFHQETNSNTQNVAASVEEQSAMTRDIFEHMRQLSERAEKLEALTRSFKLAAE, from the coding sequence ATGGGAAAGGCACAGGATTCACAAACGGCGAAAAAGAAAGGAGGTTTATTTACGTTTCGATCCTTAAAAACAAAATTACTCGTCTTTTTTCTGCTTGTATCCGTGATCCCTCTACTTGGTCTTAGCTTTACAAACTACTATTTTTCAAAGGAATCACTCATTCAGACGAAAAAACAGGCCCTTAAAATGATCGTGGATAGCGCTTACGTATTGGCCGAAGAATTAGAATCGGAGGTCAAGGAAGGGAAGCTAACCCGAGATGAGGCACAGGAGCGATTCCGAATCGCTCTCGTTGGAGAAAAACAGCCGGACGGGACGAGAAAAATCCCCGCCAATTCTCCGCGGATTGGTGAAGGAGATTATTTCTTCGCCTATAACAAAGAGATACGAGCCGTGATGCATCCGAAAAACTTCGAAGGGCAGATCAAGGATGACCCGAACGTAGAAGGAAAACGGGTCAACCGGGAAATGTACAACCAAAAAGAAGGCTATTACAGTTTTATGTGGCAAAACCCCGGCGAGACAACCCCGCGCCCGAAGATCGCTTATTTACGCTATTTCGAACCTTGGGATTGGGTGATCGTCATGGGTTCTTACTATGACAATTTTTATAGAGAAGCCAACGAATCGCGGAATCTATCCATTCTCATATCGGTTTTGGGGGTCATCGCCGTCATTATTGTTTCCTTGTTTATTAGTTCACGTTTTGTGAAACAGATAAACCATATGAAAACTGTGGTTCAGAAAATGGGAGAAGGCGATTTTACAGAAAAGATTGAGACGCGTAGCAAGGATGAATTTGGCGATATGGCGAACAGTCTGAATGATTCGATTCGTCAAATGAATCACGTCATCACAGAAGTGAAAGATGCCTCTTCTCTCATGAAAAGCGCCACGAACCATCTCTCGGAAGGATCGGAACAACTGAGCAAAGCGGCGGAAGAGATCTCCGCATCCATTGAAGAGGTGGCATCCGGAGCGGAGAAAAGCGCTGAAAACCTACAGGAGCTTACTCATTTCATGGAGGAATTAACCATTGATCTCGATGATACATCAAATTATGTTCAGAAGGTGACCGACATTTCCTCTAAGACCAAGGAAGTAAGTGCAGAAGGGAAAGAAAAGATCAAAGAAACGGTAGAACAGATGAACAATATTCATGATGCCGTTCACTTCATTGAAGAGGTAACCGGGAAACTGACGGAGCGCATGAAGGAGATTCATCAGTTCGTCAATGTCATTACGGAAATATCATCCCAAACGAACCTTCTCGCTTTAAATGCGGCCATTGAAGCAGCAAGGGCGGGAGAACACGGAAAAGGCTTTGCCGTCGTGGCGGATGAGGTGAGAAAACTGGCGGAACAATCGAATCGGTCGGCCGGGGAAATTCAGAACCTCATCGACGACATCATGAATGAGACGAAAAAAAGCCGTGACGCCGTACTTAAAGGGAGCCAATCCGTGAATGAAGGGATTCAGGTGGTAAAAAGCACAGGGACCAGCTTTGATGAAATTCTGAGCCATATCGATCGTTTGGTTGATGAGATGAACGGGGTTAACGGGGCGATCATGAAGATCAACAAGAAAACCCAAAAGGCTGCCGAATCCATTTATGAATTGAGCGCTTTTCATCAAGAAACCAACTCCAATACACAAAATGTAGCCGCATCTGTAGAGGAACAGAGCGCCATGACCCGGGATATTTTTGAACATATGCGTCAATTATCGGAGCGGGCTGAGAAACTGGAAGCCCTCACTCGATCATTCAAACTGGCGGCGGAATAA
- the ggt gene encoding gamma-glutamyltransferase: MYPSSASNRPTTMGLNGMVTTPHYLASQAALRVLQNGGNAVDAAISAASTLAVVYPHMNSIGGDNFWLIYNAKTNELKALNASGRSGEKATISFYKEKGFEKIPSRGYLAANTVPGAVSGWWEAYQYANKTMGNNLPWSQLLETAIGYAENGFPISPSQEMWTKINIDPTDSEFRNLQRFEGFKSTYLKPNGEPYKTGEVFKQPDLAKTLKTIAQKGADAFYKGEIAQKIVAELQANGGVLTLNDFQQHTADWVDPISVDYRGYTAYNLPPNTQGMASLSILNILNQFDLKKIPEGSADYYHLLVEATKQAFADRDKWLTDPAFVEIPVKDLLSKQHGKDLAARIDMKKAAQVVTPLDPKGDTVWLGIVDKEGNAVSLIQSIYHDYGSGIVVKGTGVLLQNRGSFFSLDPTHINHLEPRKRTFHTLNPAMLFKNGKPYLVYGTMGGEGQPQTQALLVTRIVDYGFSVQDAIEAPRFLHGRTWGAASNDLKIEGRVPKEVIYELVRRGHPVNVVEDYTDTMGHAGAILIEPNTNVKYGGADPRGDGAAVGY, from the coding sequence ATGTATCCTAGTTCTGCATCCAACCGCCCGACGACGATGGGGCTAAACGGGATGGTAACGACGCCCCATTACTTGGCCTCCCAAGCCGCCTTACGCGTTCTGCAGAATGGGGGTAATGCCGTAGACGCCGCGATTAGCGCCGCTTCCACCCTCGCGGTTGTTTATCCTCATATGAATTCCATTGGCGGCGATAATTTTTGGCTCATCTATAATGCAAAAACAAATGAGCTAAAGGCGCTTAACGCAAGCGGTCGTTCCGGCGAAAAGGCGACGATTTCCTTCTACAAAGAAAAAGGGTTTGAAAAGATTCCCTCCCGGGGATATTTGGCCGCCAACACGGTCCCCGGTGCCGTGTCCGGCTGGTGGGAAGCCTATCAGTACGCAAACAAGACGATGGGAAATAATCTCCCCTGGAGTCAACTTCTGGAGACGGCGATCGGGTATGCGGAGAATGGATTTCCCATATCGCCCAGTCAAGAAATGTGGACCAAGATCAATATCGACCCTACCGATTCCGAGTTTCGTAATCTTCAAAGATTCGAAGGTTTTAAATCTACCTACTTAAAGCCAAATGGAGAGCCATACAAGACAGGGGAAGTTTTTAAGCAGCCTGACTTGGCGAAAACCTTAAAAACCATCGCCCAAAAAGGAGCAGATGCTTTCTACAAAGGGGAAATCGCACAAAAGATCGTCGCTGAACTTCAGGCGAACGGAGGGGTATTAACTCTGAATGATTTTCAGCAACATACCGCCGACTGGGTCGACCCCATTTCAGTAGACTACCGGGGCTATACCGCCTATAATCTTCCTCCCAATACACAGGGGATGGCATCTCTATCGATTTTAAACATCTTAAATCAGTTTGATCTGAAAAAAATCCCGGAGGGCTCCGCCGATTATTATCATCTTTTGGTCGAGGCGACGAAACAAGCTTTTGCGGATCGGGATAAATGGCTCACCGATCCGGCCTTTGTAGAGATTCCGGTAAAGGATTTACTGTCAAAACAGCATGGTAAAGATTTGGCGGCTCGCATTGATATGAAAAAGGCGGCCCAAGTGGTGACCCCCCTCGATCCGAAAGGGGATACGGTCTGGCTAGGCATCGTGGATAAAGAGGGGAATGCGGTATCCCTTATTCAAAGCATCTATCATGACTACGGATCGGGAATCGTGGTCAAAGGGACGGGCGTATTACTACAAAACCGGGGCAGCTTCTTCTCCCTCGATCCTACGCATATTAACCATCTTGAACCGAGGAAAAGAACGTTCCACACCTTAAATCCCGCCATGCTGTTTAAGAATGGAAAACCATACCTTGTTTACGGCACCATGGGCGGGGAAGGGCAACCCCAGACACAAGCTTTGCTGGTAACCCGAATTGTGGATTACGGATTTTCCGTGCAGGATGCGATTGAGGCTCCCCGCTTTTTACACGGCAGAACATGGGGGGCGGCCTCCAATGATTTGAAAATTGAGGGAAGAGTGCCCAAAGAGGTGATTTACGAGTTGGTTCGGAGAGGACATCCCGTCAATGTCGTAGAAGATTATACGGACACGATGGGACACGCCGGAGCCATCCTGATTGAGCCGAATACCAATGTCAAGTATGGTGGGGCGGATCCCCGTGGAGATGGAGCCGCGGTGGGTTACTAA
- a CDS encoding BREX system ATP-binding domain-containing protein, which produces MEWKIGMRVKHKQLGYGIIKEINGNQVHLALENYNQYKFPASIEDLDVPKGNLSRKKTIEALRFGLVPQEEIERLTIGYGLLKEWVDFHLDRLEYSQPTVSVIHGPFGTGKSHALEITRYIAYQRGFLIASAEVDGQHISLAKPSKLFGEIARTLKGKDFETEIPLYELFFHTIHNGNPKPHLFRQEDWLGANYDLIKQIQQTNLREELAEDVEKVLSGNDEVDSIRIIKDQIRKYPWFSGRGIEVMPVFTRSSQVEEFLKALIGYAYLARLIGRKGLVITIDEVEVESSILPPSERRKAIMLLDRLWSYFEDQKDEYPNAPFALIFATVEDDSEINQVIDHLVEKSGGRPYELPYYKLDELIALGREITDLYKEAYFIPIENDTDLMQEIISRFADRIYQNNGVIRDFIKSFMHELDRRYGPPRRIGNERGTV; this is translated from the coding sequence CAAACAGTTGGGATACGGGATTATTAAAGAAATAAACGGGAATCAAGTCCATCTGGCACTTGAAAATTACAATCAGTATAAGTTTCCGGCTTCGATAGAAGATCTTGATGTACCAAAGGGGAACTTGTCCCGTAAAAAAACGATTGAGGCATTGCGGTTTGGCTTGGTGCCTCAAGAGGAAATCGAGCGTCTTACCATCGGATACGGTCTGCTCAAAGAATGGGTTGATTTCCATCTAGATCGATTGGAATATTCCCAACCAACCGTGTCGGTAATTCATGGGCCATTCGGCACGGGGAAAAGCCATGCCCTTGAAATCACAAGATATATTGCCTATCAAAGAGGATTTTTAATCGCAAGTGCCGAAGTTGACGGGCAGCATATTAGCTTAGCGAAGCCGAGCAAATTGTTTGGTGAGATTGCTCGAACCCTGAAGGGAAAAGATTTTGAAACAGAGATTCCGTTATATGAGTTGTTTTTCCATACGATCCACAATGGAAATCCGAAACCGCATCTATTTCGCCAGGAGGATTGGCTTGGCGCGAATTATGATTTGATAAAACAGATTCAGCAAACTAACTTAAGAGAGGAACTGGCTGAAGATGTTGAAAAGGTTCTATCGGGTAATGATGAGGTTGATTCTATAAGGATAATAAAAGATCAAATCCGTAAATATCCGTGGTTTTCGGGTAGAGGGATCGAAGTAATGCCCGTCTTTACCCGAAGTTCACAGGTGGAAGAGTTTCTCAAAGCCTTAATCGGTTATGCATATCTGGCTCGCCTCATAGGAAGGAAAGGGTTGGTCATCACGATTGATGAAGTGGAAGTTGAATCTTCAATTCTCCCTCCTAGTGAACGGAGAAAGGCAATCATGCTGCTGGATCGGTTGTGGAGTTACTTTGAGGATCAAAAAGATGAGTACCCGAATGCTCCTTTTGCGCTCATTTTTGCAACGGTTGAGGATGATTCCGAGATCAATCAGGTCATCGATCATTTGGTCGAAAAAAGCGGGGGGAGGCCATACGAATTACCCTATTATAAGCTCGATGAGTTAATTGCACTTGGGAGAGAGATAACGGATCTTTACAAGGAAGCCTATTTCATACCGATTGAAAATGATACCGATCTAATGCAGGAGATCATAAGCCGATTTGCCGATCGCATATACCAGAACAATGGTGTGATCAGAGATTTTATCAAAAGTTTTATGCATGAATTAGATCGACGATATGGGCCGCCAAGGAGAATAGGAAATGAAAGAGGAACTGTATGA
- a CDS encoding AAA family ATPase yields MLVQFSVGNFLSFREKVTLSMVAASIKEHKETNVFKTPKGLGLLKSAVIYGANASGKSNLLKAMAFMKRFIKNSSKEGQVGEEIEGVESFRLNIATIDQPSFFEVVFLDGTTLYRYGFEVDPISVKREWLYYAPKRKEIELFTRELDHFEISRHFEEGVGLDKRTRENALFLSVVANFQGKISSRILKWFSNFHVISGLEDGYFSYTRRMLKEEPFKQKVINLIRAANLDIDDISVGEEEIPRGFIEDVMKNLTGGQKREITFRIQNFTLNTLHKKFDQENQFVGYEEFQLFHHESEGTRKLFSLFGPIIDTLDNGAILLVDALDAKLHPILTKFIIHLFHSETNPKNAQLLFNSHDTNLLNRNFFRRDQIWFTEKDEFGASDLYSLVDYNVRNDASYEKDYLQGKYGSIPYIGQFHFFQDEKDGANYGDR; encoded by the coding sequence ATGTTGGTTCAATTTAGTGTAGGGAATTTCTTATCCTTTAGAGAAAAAGTAACGTTAAGTATGGTGGCGGCAAGTATTAAGGAACACAAGGAGACAAATGTCTTTAAAACACCAAAGGGATTAGGTCTGTTGAAAAGCGCTGTGATTTACGGGGCAAATGCAAGTGGAAAGAGCAATCTTTTGAAAGCAATGGCTTTTATGAAGCGGTTTATCAAGAATTCTTCAAAGGAAGGACAAGTGGGAGAAGAAATTGAGGGGGTTGAAAGCTTTCGGCTAAACATCGCCACCATTGATCAACCCAGTTTTTTTGAAGTGGTTTTTCTGGATGGTACTACATTGTACCGATATGGTTTTGAAGTGGATCCCATCAGCGTTAAACGGGAATGGCTGTATTATGCTCCCAAAAGAAAAGAAATTGAGTTATTTACTCGAGAACTGGATCACTTTGAAATCTCCAGACATTTTGAAGAGGGGGTGGGATTGGATAAAAGAACCCGAGAGAATGCATTATTTTTATCTGTCGTAGCCAATTTTCAAGGAAAGATTTCATCGAGGATTCTTAAATGGTTTAGTAATTTTCATGTGATTTCCGGATTGGAAGATGGCTACTTTTCCTATACGAGGCGGATGTTGAAGGAGGAACCTTTTAAACAGAAGGTGATCAATTTAATTCGAGCGGCGAACTTGGATATCGATGATATTTCAGTGGGTGAAGAGGAAATTCCGAGAGGTTTCATCGAAGATGTGATGAAGAATCTGACTGGAGGTCAAAAGAGGGAAATTACATTTAGAATTCAAAACTTTACCCTAAATACCTTACACAAGAAATTTGATCAAGAGAATCAATTTGTGGGTTATGAGGAATTTCAGTTATTTCATCATGAATCTGAGGGTACAAGAAAATTGTTTTCTTTATTTGGACCGATTATTGATACCCTTGATAATGGAGCCATTCTGCTCGTGGATGCATTGGATGCGAAGTTACATCCCATTCTAACAAAATTTATTATTCATTTGTTTCATTCGGAAACCAATCCTAAGAATGCCCAATTGTTGTTTAATTCCCATGACACCAATCTCCTGAATAGGAATTTTTTCAGAAGGGATCAAATTTGGTTCACTGAGAAAGATGAGTTTGGGGCGTCCGATTTATATTCCCTTGTGGACTATAACGTAAGAAATGATGCTTCATACGAAAAAGATTATCTGCAGGGTAAATATGGTTCCATCCCATATATCGGACAATTTCATTTTTTTCAAGATGAGAAAGATGGTGCCAATTATGGGGACCGATGA
- a CDS encoding flagellar protein FlaG, with amino-acid sequence MEIDRITQGGVRPVTPVTPGRRVSPGMAEDVFMINGMKDQDRDRENPGRDAKAARERGTLTPEEAKKAVEGFNAILNPTHSHLKFLYHEKIGEYYVQIIDDNTNEVIREIPPKKLLDMVASIWEQIGLIIDEKV; translated from the coding sequence ATGGAAATCGATCGGATTACCCAGGGAGGGGTTAGGCCGGTTACACCTGTGACACCCGGTCGGAGGGTGAGCCCAGGAATGGCTGAGGATGTATTTATGATCAATGGAATGAAAGATCAGGACCGGGATAGGGAGAACCCTGGGCGAGATGCGAAGGCCGCCCGGGAGAGGGGAACCCTTACCCCTGAGGAGGCGAAGAAGGCGGTGGAGGGCTTTAATGCCATCCTGAATCCCACCCATTCTCATTTGAAATTTTTGTATCACGAAAAGATTGGTGAGTATTACGTTCAGATCATTGATGACAATACCAATGAAGTGATCCGGGAGATTCCCCCGAAAAAGCTCCTTGATATGGTGGCCAGCATCTGGGAGCAGATCGGGTTAATCATCGATGAAAAGGTGTAG